The Nitrospira sp. genome has a segment encoding these proteins:
- the ccmD gene encoding heme exporter protein CcmD produces the protein MQWGSASEFFAMGGYGLYVWTSFIATALCMIWEVLALWRRRAAARAEQRAALLGGTDETAA, from the coding sequence ATGCAGTGGGGGAGTGCATCGGAGTTTTTTGCAATGGGAGGCTATGGCCTCTATGTCTGGACCTCGTTTATCGCCACGGCGTTGTGCATGATATGGGAAGTCTTGGCCCTGTGGCGGCGACGAGCGGCAGCGCGCGCTGAGCAGCGGGCTGCGTTGTTAGGAGGTACGGATGAAACCGCGGCATAA
- the ccmB gene encoding heme exporter protein CcmB yields the protein MSHSSMWDAISGIIQRDLLLAMRRWSDAAMSVFFLVIVVSLFPLGVGPEPAVLRTIAPGVLWVAALLTCLLSLGRVFTPDYLDGVLEQMVLVPQPLSLLVLGKVLAHWVISGLPVVLLSPLLGLQFGLDGEALGVLVLSLLLGTPTLSMIGAIGAALVLGVRGSGLLVALLVLPLYVPVLIFGAGAVTSSMAGIGGEANLSLLGACLVLSLFLAPWATAAALRIALE from the coding sequence ATGAGTCACTCCAGTATGTGGGACGCGATCAGTGGAATCATCCAGCGGGATCTGCTGCTGGCCATGCGACGGTGGTCAGACGCCGCGATGTCGGTCTTTTTTCTGGTGATCGTCGTGAGTCTGTTCCCCTTGGGAGTAGGGCCTGAACCGGCTGTCTTACGGACCATTGCCCCGGGGGTGTTATGGGTGGCGGCTCTGTTGACCTGCTTACTCTCCCTAGGACGCGTGTTTACCCCGGATTATTTGGATGGTGTTCTTGAACAGATGGTTCTGGTTCCCCAGCCGCTGTCGCTTTTGGTGCTTGGAAAGGTCCTAGCCCATTGGGTGATCTCCGGGCTTCCCGTCGTTCTGCTTTCGCCGCTCCTCGGGCTCCAGTTTGGTTTGGATGGAGAGGCACTGGGGGTACTGGTTTTGTCGCTCTTGCTTGGGACGCCGACGTTGAGTATGATTGGTGCGATCGGCGCCGCGTTGGTCCTTGGCGTGCGGGGGAGTGGTCTACTGGTTGCCCTCCTGGTGCTTCCACTCTATGTTCCAGTCTTGATCTTCGGGGCCGGCGCCGTGACCAGCAGTATGGCTGGGATCGGCGGCGAAGCAAACTTGTCGCTGCTCGGAGCCTGTCTGGTGCTCTCGCTCTTTCTCGCGCCCTGGGCCACGGCAGCGGCGTTACGTATCGCGTTAGAGTAA
- the ccsA gene encoding cytochrome c biogenesis protein CcsA, which translates to MIWSKYSAPQAFYPLAGRLIPWFAAVAVILMVVGLYMGFFVAPTDFQQGESYRIIFVHVPAAWMSMFLYVVMAVWAGVGMGLNARLSFMMAQAIAPTGAMFTFLALLTGAMWGKPTWGAWWVWDARLTSELILLFQYAGVMLLRTSIDDLRRADRSSAVFALVGVVNVPIIYYSVQWWNTLHQGASVSMATGSKMAATMLMAMLIMTIAFWMYSIAVILARVRCVMLERESLPTWDEKPTVVHEAVEAR; encoded by the coding sequence GTGATCTGGTCGAAGTATTCAGCGCCTCAAGCTTTTTATCCTCTGGCAGGCCGTCTCATTCCCTGGTTCGCGGCGGTAGCTGTTATTCTGATGGTCGTTGGCCTCTACATGGGGTTCTTTGTGGCGCCCACCGACTTTCAGCAGGGGGAATCCTATCGGATTATCTTTGTGCATGTTCCCGCTGCGTGGATGTCGATGTTCTTGTATGTGGTGATGGCCGTCTGGGCTGGCGTCGGGATGGGACTCAATGCGCGATTGTCCTTCATGATGGCGCAGGCGATCGCGCCAACCGGGGCGATGTTTACCTTTTTGGCCTTGTTGACAGGGGCTATGTGGGGCAAGCCTACATGGGGAGCCTGGTGGGTTTGGGATGCCCGATTGACGTCGGAACTGATCCTCCTCTTTCAGTATGCGGGAGTGATGTTGCTGCGGACCTCGATTGATGACTTGCGCCGTGCCGATCGTTCTAGCGCGGTGTTCGCGCTGGTTGGGGTCGTCAATGTGCCGATCATCTATTATTCCGTTCAATGGTGGAACACGTTGCACCAAGGGGCTTCGGTGAGTATGGCGACTGGTTCGAAAATGGCGGCGACCATGCTGATGGCCATGCTCATTATGACGATCGCATTTTGGATGTACAGTATTGCGGTGATTCTGGCTCGGGTCCGCTGTGTCATGCTTGAGCGGGAATCTCTGCCAACGTGGGATGAAAAGCCGACGGTAGTTCACGAAGCGGTGGAGGCGCGCTGA
- the ccmE gene encoding cytochrome c maturation protein CcmE: MKPRHKRFVFIGLGLVVLGIATVLVLNAFQSNLVFFFTPTQVVNGEVPQGRSFRIGGMVEDGSLVRENDGLTVRFIVTDTAKRVPVTYKGILPDLFKEGKGAVAQGKLIGDGTFVASEVLAKHDENYMPPEAAEALAKAKASGAQQSKSLVVPEGRKDSL; the protein is encoded by the coding sequence ATGAAACCGCGGCATAAACGTTTTGTATTTATCGGGTTAGGGCTAGTTGTCTTGGGGATTGCGACGGTTTTGGTCTTGAACGCGTTCCAGAGCAATCTGGTTTTCTTTTTCACGCCGACGCAAGTGGTGAACGGCGAAGTGCCGCAAGGGCGCAGCTTCCGGATTGGGGGCATGGTTGAAGATGGGAGCCTCGTGCGCGAAAACGATGGACTCACCGTTCGGTTCATCGTGACCGATACGGCGAAGCGGGTTCCGGTGACCTATAAGGGGATTCTCCCGGATCTCTTTAAAGAAGGAAAAGGCGCGGTTGCTCAGGGAAAACTCATCGGTGACGGCACGTTTGTCGCCAGCGAAGTGCTGGCTAAACATGATGAAAACTATATGCCACCTGAAGCGGCCGAGGCACTTGCGAAAGCCAAGGCATCTGGTGCGCAACAAAGCAA